The Mytilus edulis chromosome 12, xbMytEdul2.2, whole genome shotgun sequence genome contains a region encoding:
- the LOC139497437 gene encoding probable methyltransferase-like protein 24, translating to MAAAELQTGDELEINSVPYGYTPGDVAENAPENTIQARNQGFIARHTPTKEQNDKVLPTTAKQQLIEVSKLKDSKEPIDWKLPIATTQHVSKLPESKEQNGNGLKVNTNDSKKPNETTNWIEAFRELARDLREDDYFCPNKVERGQLKFDCNTSPFVVQKPCLVYSFGINNQWSFDDAMANIGCDVFSFDPSMGYTGEHVRPSGVHFYPIGLGSKSMDDFTPRMDNYVKKNPGKKWKIRTLGDLVKELNHSKRPIDMLKIDVKSYEWEIIPNILQSGLVPRIKQMNMEFQIFEDTPPERIPYFLNVYKAMTKAGFKQFYCMPSVTLNKNDLKNKRLISECAYVNVNYGFRK from the exons ATGGCAGCTGCAGAGCTTCAAACAGGtgatgaacttgaaattaattCAGTACCTTATGGATACACACCAGGTGATGTTGCAG aaaACGCACCTGAAAACACAATCCAAGCTAGAAACCAGGGTTTTATAGCTCGTCACACACCAACAAAAGAACAGAATGATAAGGTGCTGCCAACAACCGCAAAACAACAGCTTATTGAGGTTTCTAAACTAAAAGATTCGAAAGAACCAATCGATTGGAAGTTGCCAATAGCCACAACACAGCACGTTTCAAAACTACCAGAATCGAAAGAACAAAACG GCAATGGTTTAAAAGTTAACACGAATGACAGTAAAAAACCAAATGAAACGACAAACTGGATCGAGGCTTTTAGAGAGCTAGCAAG AGATTTGAGAGAAGACGATTATTTTTGCCCAAATAAAGTGGAGAGAGGCCAGTTGAAGTTTGATTGCAATACTAGTCCATTTGTAGTACAGAAACCATGTCTTGTTTATTCATTTGG CATTAACAACCAGTGGAGTTTTGATGATGCAATGGCTAACATAGGGTGTGATGTCTTTTCTTTCGATCCTAG taTGGGATATACAGGTGAACACGTGAGACCATCTGGTGTCCATTTCTACCCAATTGGATTAGGTTCAAAGTCCATGGATGACTTTACTCCACGCATGGATAACTATGTCAAAAAAAATCCTGGGAAGAAATGGAAAATAAGAACCCTAGGAGACCTAGTGAAGGAGTTAAACCACAGCAAA agGCCTATTGATATGCTGAAAATTGATGTAAAATCATATGAATGGGAAATCATTCCAAATATATTACAAAGTGGTTTAGTTCCCcgtataaaacaaatgaacatgGAGTTTCAAATTTTTGAGGACACGCCACCGGAAAGAATTCCGTATTTTCTAAATGTGTACAAAGCGATGACGAAAGCTGGTTTCAAGCAGTTTTATTGTATGCCAAGTGTTACTCTCAacaaaaatgatttgaaaaataaGCGCCTTATTTCTGAATGTGCTTATGTAAATGTTAATTATGGGTTTAGGAAATGA